In Macadamia integrifolia cultivar HAES 741 unplaced genomic scaffold, SCU_Mint_v3 scaffold2319, whole genome shotgun sequence, one DNA window encodes the following:
- the LOC122066287 gene encoding E3 ubiquitin-protein ligase ATL42-like: protein MGNLVSITRTIIVLVPFFFIFIFAEAQSQSPGSLNSNDNVVNGFRPSLAVVIGILSIMFSLTFLLLIYAKFCHRPLPSDLLDDPADLGRFSASGLLAGASSRFSGIDKTVIESLPYFRFSTLEGAREGLECAVCLSKFEDIEILRLLPKCKHAFHIDCVDRWLDNHSSCPLCRQKVEPSDITFFTATSNSLRISRNPSDLTDDHNIELFVRREQDPENYLGGSSSSRFSIGSSFRRIEKGKKLGEELPIQEEQPIIDADNRNLVDEFNRRIIVSDVVFKNRWSDVNSSDLMLLNSEMLRFSSLASSSDRFTSATAFSDNGCSSNEIIMKIKEEMEKKKVFESKLSKMRTNYSFSSKSNFPSSSGSELNPNDHPPGMLVPTGARSVSEIISLSRFSDYRVENRIRESSLHHNGKDERLRKVWIPIARRTVQWFAGRENRSQRIVI, encoded by the coding sequence ATGGGTAATTTGGTTTCGATCACCAGAACCATCATCGTTCTggttcctttcttcttcatcttcatcttcgcCGAAGcccaatcccaatcccccgGGAGCTTGAACTCCAACGACAACGTGGTTAATGGATTCCGGCCAAGTCTCGCCGTAGTCATTGGCATCCTTTCTATAATGTTCTCCTTaacctttctccttctcatctACGCCAAATTCTGTCATAGACCACTCCCTTCCGACCTCCTCGATGACCCTGCCGACCTTGGCCGCTTTTCTGCTTCTGGGTTACTCGCCGGAGCAAGCTCTCGTTTTTCCGGGATCGATAAGACGGTGATCGAGTCGCTTCCTTACTTCCGTTTCTCTACTTTGGAAGGAGCGAGAGAAGGGCTAGAGTGCGCTGTCTGCCTTTCCAAATTCGAAGATATCGAGATTCTTAGATTGTTGCCCAAATGTAAACACGCTTTCCACATCGACTGTGTCGATCGTTGGCTCGATAATCACTCTAGCTGTCCTCTGTGCAGGCAGAAGGTCGAACCTTCCGACATCACCTTCTTCACTGCCACTTCTAACAGTTTGAGAATCTCTCGGAACCCCTCTGATCTCACCGATGACCACAATATCGAGCTCTTTGTAAGGAGAGAGCAAGACCCTGAAAATTATCTTGGGGGTTCTTCGTCTTCCAGGTTCAGCATCGGTAGCAGCTTTCGGAGAATAGAAAAGGGCAAGAAATTAGGGGAAGAATTGCCAATCCAGGAAGAACAACCCATTATCGATGCTGATAATCGTAATTTAGTGGATGAATTCAATCGCAGGATTATAGTCTCCGATGTCGTCTTCAAGAACAGATGGAGCGATGTCAATTCTTCTGATCTCATGCTTTTGAATTCGGAGATGCTCAGATTCTCATCATTGGCTTCGAGCAGTGATCGATTCACTTCTGCGACGGCATTTTCCGATAATGGGTGTTCATCAAATGAGATAATTATGAAGATTaaggaggagatggagaagaagaaggtgttCGAGAGTAAACTCAGTAAGATGAGAACGAACTATTCATTTTCTTCCAAGTCAAACTTCCCTTCTTCTTCGGGGTCCGAATTGAATCCAAATGATCATCCGCCAGGTATGTTGGTTCCAACAGGGGCGAGATCCGTGTCAGAGATTATTAGCCTCTCGAGATTTTCAGATTACAGAGTAGAGAACAGAATTAGAGAGTCGTCTTTGCATCATAACGGGAAAGACGAAAGGTTGAGGAAGGTTTGGATACCCATTGCGAGACGAACAGTTCAGTGGTTTGCTGGTCGGGAGAACAGGTCGCAGAGGATAGTAATTTGA